In Aedes albopictus strain Foshan chromosome 3, AalbF5, whole genome shotgun sequence, the genomic window NNNNNNNNNNNNNNNNNNNNNNNNNNNNNNNNNNNNNNNNNNNNNNNNNNNNNNNNNNNNNNNNNNNNNNNNNNNNNNNNNNNNNNNNNNNNNNNNNNNNNNNNNNNNNNNNNNNNNNNNNNNNNNNNNNNNNNNNNNNNNNNNNNNNNNNNNNNNNNNNNNNNNNNNNNNNNNNNNNNNNNNNNNNNNNNNNNNNNNNNNNNNNNNNNNNNNNNNNNNNNNNNNNNNNNNNNNNNNNNNNNNNNNNNNNNNNNNNNNNNNNNNNNNNNNNNNNNNNNNNNNNATGTAAATTATGTTTGAACTTCTGCACTTTCCAACATAATCACATCGACCCATATCACTGATTTGTTCTAGGTATCTACGTTGCATAAATGCACTCCCGCCAGCTTTAAGTACCTTCTCGACGTACCATTTCAACCAACCATATCTTTCAATCCTTCTATGAATGAAATGCCTAAAGTTCCAACCACATATAATACGTCGTAAACTCCAAAAACTCTCACATTGCTCGTCCCCCACTACACTGACTGGTGCGGTGATAAAGANNNNNNNNNNNNNNNNNNNNNNNNNNNNNNNNNNNNNNNNNNNNNNNNNNNNNNNNNNNNNNNNNNNNNNNNNNNNNNNNNNNNNNNNNNNNNNNNNNNNNNNNNNNNNNNNNNNNNNNNNNNNNNNNNNNNNNNNNNNNNNNNNNNNNNNNNNNNNNNNNNNNNNNNNNNNNNNNNNNNNNNNNNNNNNNNNNNNNNNNNNNNNNNNNNNNNNNNNNNNNNNNNNNNNNNNNNNNNNNNNNNNNNNNNNNNNNNNNNNNNNNNNNNNNNNNNNNNNNNNNNNNNNNNNNNNNNNNNNNNNNNNNNNNNNNNNNNNNNNNNNNNNNNNNNNNNNNNNNNNNNNNNNNNNNNNNNNNNNNNNNNNNNNNNNNNNNNNNNNNNNNNNNNNNNNNNNNNNNNNNNNNNNNNNNNNNNNNNNNNNNNNNNNNNNNNNNNNNNNNNNNNNNNNNNNNNNNNNNNNNNNNNNNNNNNNNNNNNNNNNNNNNNNNNNNNNNNNNNNNAAGGAGATGATGCGGAACGCGGAGACCAGCACACTGTTGAGAAACCGCGAGAGAGAACGCGAGAAGGAAAGGGAACGCGAATGGGAACGGGAAAGGGAGAGGGAACAGGAACGGGAGTACCGTGAGCGCGAACAGGAGAGGGAGATGCAGCAGAGACCGCACAGTATTGCAATGATGCCGGAACAGGCGAAGTTCCCAATCACCAAGTCGGATATTGATAAAAGGATTTCGAAGCTGGATGAGATGAATCAGCAACAgcatcagcagcaacaacaacaacagcagcagcagaagaagATGAGCCAATCCAAGCAGGAGCGGGAACGACAGGATAGGCAGGATCGACAAGATAGAAGTGAAAGACAAGACCGACAGGACCGGCAGGAAAGAAGCGAGAGACAAGAACGCCACGATAGACAGGACAGAAGAGAAGAGAAAGATCGCCGTATGCAAGAATCTGATAGGAAGGCGTcgaagtcaaataaaaatgacACGAACAATAATAGAAGCAGTTACAATGATCGTTTGGCCCAGGAAGAGCAAATCTACGGCGACTCTATGCAAGTGAAGGGTAAGGAAAAATATCGGACGAAGGAACGCGAGAGCAGCAAGAATCGAAACAATGACGCTCTGAACAAGTACTATCAGGATCAGCACTTCGACGACTTTGCGATCATCCCGAGTGATTCGATTATGATTCAGGACACGAGTTTCTACGATGACGATGGTATGATGGATGATATGATGTTGATGAAGACTGTACGCCGcaaagaaattctgaagcaatactACTCAAGCGGAACGGATACAGAAAGGAATTCATCAAGTTCCGATCCGTACGACTGTATCGTGGTAGACGACCACCTTGTTTCCGCTGCAGATATGATGATGAGGAAGAATCGAGAAAGGATGCGGGAAGGAAGGAAGTCCAACGGTGATGCGAACCGCAGTGACGccaagaagcagcagcagcagcaacaggagGAGAAGATGACATTTTCAACCTTCCGCGGGACAACCGTTGACGACGAGGATGCCATGATGATGATGGATGAAGAGATGATTGAAGAACCACCGAGGGATCGCAGGTCAAAACTATCCAAAACGAACAGTAGCGGACAGATGATGGATTCAATGAAGTATGAGTCCGAACAGGAATCGAGAATCAGTGCCAAGGTGAACACCAACGGAAATCAGAAGCGTAAATCGACGAAGTCCTCCGTTTCGGACGGTAAGGCCTACGGTCCGTGGTACGATCTGTGGGGATCAGAATCTCCAATGGAAAGTCAGAAGTGAACTTAACCCTAAACACTAAAATACCAATAGAAAACCAACCCACAAACACAAACCTCTAAAAGCACGCTTCCAACAGCACATTCATACACAAACGCACGCACACTCACACTTCCACACATAGCCCGAGGTTTGTCAATCTTTATCGCTGGCGTAAAGATTGAAGTTAATCCCATCAGCAATAGCAACACAAAAAACAAAATAGCTTTTCTTCGCAGTCGCAAAAGCAGGACAAACAGATGGTTCAACGAATCGTACAAAGCAATTTCATACAAAAGACTTGGATGCAGACCTACAGAAAAGTgaagcttgattttgaaaatttttcgaatTCAATATATGAACGCTCAATTTATACACATTTTTCTTAGGGTAAGGTTTTACCATTTACTCACTAAGTACCGTTGTAGCTTTACTGTATTTCTTAACTTGTTACTCTAAATAGATACGGAAGATATTTTCTAACACTCGATAACACATCGACAAGCGAAGTTTTGGTGCTCAATGAATTAgtttcgttaaaactcaaaatttatgATTAACCTTTTCGGTTGAGGTCTATTTTTCCACGTACTAAGCCCTTCCGTAACATTTTTGTAAGGTGTTAAACAATTATAGCAAAATATCGCTTGGTACTAACAAAGTTTTTGTAACTTGAAAATTGCAAAAACTCTGGTAATGTTGAGCGATAGTTTGTGTAATATGTATTGAATTATAGTCAGTATTTTTAGGGTCCACTTTTTTCGAACGGGTTTCTCCCGCCAAAACACACACACATCCAACAACGTATGCTAGTTTTACCAGTACCACCTTAGAACCGTTAGCATTAGTGTTAGAATCGTAAGAAATAGTTATTGTACTTTTTACCATGGAAATTTGTAATTGACAAAAGAAATTTGAAATGTGCCAATCTTGTGAAAAGAGAACAACGAATATCGACCGACTAGGGATGCAGACGAAAAAGGCAGAAAGGCGTTTGATCAATTTTGTGGTATTCACCTTACCACGGTGCGGTGAGTCagatgcaatgttgaacaaaagCATAACGCAGCCCGCAGCCTGTGGGTAGGCAATCGCAAAACAAGCAATGAAAAGATCGATCGTCGATCAACAGGCGTgtggtgagtttttttttaaagaagattTCAGCAAAGCTGTCGATCAGCGAACATCCCTGTTGCGTTACGTAGTGTTAGGTATGTTACTTTGATAGTTGTTAACTGTTTTAGAgtttaataaaaattaaatgtgTAGGTTATAACGTATTAATGTTTTCTAGTTGTTTTATTTCAATAGACACATTAAAAATTAGTATGTATATTTGTGTGTAATGTTTAGTTGATGTAATTTTGTTTATAATTCATATAATATTTTACTTGTTATAATTTATGTAATCTTATTTTGCTGTATCAAAAATTGATTATACTTAACAGCGTATCAATAAATGTTATTTTACTCAAACAACATAAAGAGTTTTATTTGCTTCAAAATTTATTCTTTTCGCTTCTTTTCCTTCCTGCATATTACGGCTCGTTCCACGATGTCTTTCGGTGGAACCCTGCATGAGCACTCTCTTTTTGtcttcagttatgttgctgggttttcagtcttctgggagaatcaaaacaactagggtattggttcccttattaagcatgtggctcccattttcatcctacgaaaaacaaaggattgaagtgctgtttgttttgtttcttatttttgaattttttgttagaagtgagcacgcatgaaaacaaaaagaacggaatcaatcggtgccgtaatcgcttgtttttgaataggatgaatatatgagcgtgagattactgatggcacacataccctatatgttttcttgatccgacgtttcggtccttattggacttttttcaaggattcgaaagTGTGGCGACAGTGGGACGGATTccgatattttatatttttaaactagTTTTCCTAAAGTAAAAACATTTCTAAAAAACTAAACATAAATGACGGTTAACTGTTCAAACAAACACGATAACGAAAATACAACTACACTTTCGAATCCATGAAAATGATGCAATAAGGACcgaaacatatagttgttttgattcttccataagactgaaaagccagcaacataactgaagaCATCCAACATACAGTAGGTGATCGAGAAGCACTCTctttggtaagcgttccaccagcttcCGCGTTAAGTAGTCCCCTCCGCCTCCGCCGGAGGACTGAGTCCTTGGTTCAGTGCTATAGACTACCTGTTGCACTCAAGCTCCTGGAAGAGAAGGGGGCAAATCAACTAtatgttggtcggcccgccattttctctgttgTACTTCAAGTACTATTAGGGAGTCCTTGGAAGTAACGAAATATCACTTGTCTGCCCCCGAAAACATCCATTCAGCAATGTTATCCGGAGTGATATCTCCTTatccggagtgatatctctaccacaTATCttttgcatactcgacctttactCCGTGAAGCCTAGGTATTGAAAGAGCACGTGCTTCACGGTTTCGTCGCAGTTTGCGCACTCCGGCCATGCAGGGAAGCCTGCATGCCCGAATCTGTCCAAATACCACCTACAGGACCCATTGCCCGtcagacccaagcaacacacatgttatataaaagttacgacagcgcaagtttcagTTGTATATGAGTTCATTAGATGTtctttcaacacaatgttagaattacgtcaaattaacttctatacaaccaaaacttgcgctgtcataactctaatataacatgtgtgttgcttggggaaatTGCGACTCAATTGCGTCAAGTGAAAGCTCACTTCGCCATGGGGATCCGtgtccaagtaacaattttagtcAAATAGAAAAGAAGAGGTTttaaaaaccatcataaaaccaaaataaaatgcaTTAGGTTTATTGACGGTTCTAAAAACCGCTACAAGACTCCTTGGTcatcgaaatgttacttgggctattGACACATCAACCTGTTGATGTTTCGTTTGACTACTAGTGTGCTCAGCCTTGTGGCGGTATCATATCCTAGTATGAAGATCAAGTGTCACAAGCAGCCTTCGCTTCTTCGAGCTTGttgccgaactgtttgacatcatcttCGACAGCTCATTATCTCCCTACTTGCCCTTTTGTAGGCGTGGCTACCGATCATCAGCTTGTCATCAATGAGCAAGTGCCAGCTGTCTCGAGCTCATCCGATCCTCCTCAATGCTGACCGAATGCACCGCTATCAGCTACACCTCTGTCGGTGGGCTCACCGTATATCACGAGCGTAATGTCATCGGCAAATCTAACCAACTTGACGCCCGGTGGTAGTGTGAGCCTCAGTGCACCGctttccatagtaccgggccctgAAATGATCCTTGAGGTACCCCCACGGTGATGTTGTTGTAACGCCTTTCTCCATCTCCTGGTGTATGTAGTAGAggagcaccctgttctggaagtagctttctaGATACGGGACGCCTAAGTGGGGATGTGGACTTCCACTCCGCACTTTTTGCATACATAGGTTGCTGCTCCTATCAGGGCTTTTACACGCTCGCGATGTTTGTCCTTATACGAAGCACATGAAGCACTCCCTGGCGGCTTATAAATACTGAGCGGCACTGAATCTAATTTCAACAGTCCCGTAACAATAATGGCAaagtcgcaacctgaatttgttgcgacaatccaccagaTGGGACATAGGTTTGTCTCAATTTGAGCATAATAGGACAAGGACCGTTCATCATGACATTTGAAATTTTTAAGCCTTGTATTGggatctgcgtgcctgccgggCGTTTTCGCAGGCGGAGCGATGCGCTTAGTGCATCTACCTCatactagggtaaatgtaccaatagtggtgctattagtttctccttgtagtaaaataattgtatAAAATTAATAATACcaaaaaataaaaagtctgaaaacgttaatcggtagttcttcacttaaatttgctaggaaaaaaaaatgtaaaaaccattgtttatttcactttttgctaatttatcacttgcaccaactatagatacacggttcctattatggaggtaaaatttaacattggttcctatagcggcgcatcccattgaattcttatgggagccaccattataggaacactaccgccacTATAGGCGCAAAGGAGCAAaacaattaaggaaaataatggtttaaaataggtttttcggcaaatcctgaatacaaaactgaataaatgttattaattaggtatgatgcatctattaaaattgtcatttgcaagctttttggtcgacaTAGTGCTAAAGTGCCACTACCACCACCATTggtacctccactaagggagcttttaccctactgcTTAACCCAGGAGCGGTctcgtcgtgtactgagtacacgcaccataaaaaaatgctcgcttgtggtacacagcgtgagcgcggcgtcgttgcaggtagtcaaagacgcgactgctggaGGGTTAAGTTACGAGTGCCTCTGCGTAGGTGATCTCGTCCAGATTTTTGCACTACTGGTAAATTGTCTCCATCGTCAGGGCTCTCTCATATGCACCTTCTCGCCCAGTACATCTCGAGCTAGTGCCTTGTAGAAGGTACCCTTCTTGTCCACTTCCTTCTTCAGAATATCTCTTGTCCTGGTGCGCTGAAAGCATTTCACAGCAGGCATTGCATTTGATCCCATCTTTCGATCTTCTGAGCAAGATACGGATCAAAAGATGGGATCCCATCTCAGTGCTCTTggatcgatttttcatcaacaatcttTGGCTTTTTCGATCGGAGAATCACATTCACGCCTAGCGGAGAGACGATTTTTGCTCCGATTGACCCTCAACACCTGTGCGCATCCGCCTCGGTTATAAAGAACAATGCGTCGCTGTTTTCGCGCTTTCGGGTTGGTTTACCCCTTCAGATTCTCATTACCTTTTTTCTCAATTGTAATCCAAAAGTTTGTCTTTCTTTGGCCCAGTTGACCCCTAGTTTTCTTGGGGTTGGCCTCTTGGGACTTGGTTTTCCTGCCCCTTGCGTGTTTTACAATCGGTTTGGGAGCCTGGTGACTCGCGCTGATAGTCCCCTTCCTCTACGGTGTTCCACCTACGTCAGCCGAGTGCTTCTTGCCCCCCGGGGTGCGTCTCTTCGGTGTCCAGGCCACCGACTTGTGGAGCTTCAGTAGATCATGTTGATGTCCTTGCCGATGTTGCTCTGCCCGCTCGTGTAACCGTAAGCTCGGCGACTACCAACATGTTGGGTTCAGTGCTCGCGTGAGGTCTACGCCAGTCATCTGCGCATCCTAAGACAGCGCTGTACCGCCTCGATTCAACTTACTCGCTGGCGGATACATCAGCTTCCATCTTCACCCATCATGGTGGCTTCCTTTCGCGAACGGGTTAACCGTCGCTCTCACTTACTTACCGCTTACGCTCACCTTTTTTTTGGCTATTTTCAGAATTTATATATGTTGGGTCCTCTTATCCCTCT contains:
- the LOC134290206 gene encoding myb-like protein X, translated to METEEIIKLVDGIYKNILDKFNPGARQLISAGKAYLKALHGASAASNLFNEALAKIAVNAQQGGTIDIGKCEHEMMRNAETSTLLRNREREREKEREREWEREREREQEREYREREQEREMQQRPHSIAMMPEQAKFPITKSDIDKRISKLDEMNQQQHQQQQQQQQQQKKMSQSKQERERQDRQDRQDRSERQDRQDRQERSERQERHDRQDRREEKDRRMQESDRKASKSNKNDTNNNRSSYNDRLAQEEQIYGDSMQVKGKEKYRTKERESSKNRNNDALNKYYQDQHFDDFAIIPSDSIMIQDTSFYDDDGMMDDMMLMKTVRRKEILKQYYSSGTDTERNSSSSDPYDCIVVDDHLVSAADMMMRKNRERMREGRKSNGDANRSDAKKQQQQQQEEKMTFSTFRGTTVDDEDAMMMMDEEMIEEPPRDRRSKLSKTNSSGQMMDSMKYESEQESRISAKVNTNGNQKRKSTKSSVSDGKAYGPWYDLWGSESPMESQK